A window of the Camelus ferus isolate YT-003-E chromosome 22, BCGSAC_Cfer_1.0, whole genome shotgun sequence genome harbors these coding sequences:
- the PNPLA6 gene encoding neuropathy target esterase isoform X1 yields the protein MEAPLQTGMMQTSRPERAVTSGADLARREGVQGVPAPEEGLAGRGCDAQPVPFVPQVLGVMIGAGVVVLVTAVLILLLVRRLRVPKTPAPDGPRYRFRKRDKVLFYGRKIMRKVSQSTSSLVDASVSTTSRPRMKKKLKMLNIAKKILRIQKEAPTLQRKEPPPSVLEADLTEGDLANSHLPSEVLYMLKNVRVLGHFEKPLFLELCRHMVFQRLGQGDYVFRPGQPDASIYVVQDGLLELCLPGPDGKECVVKEVVPGDSVNSLLSILDVITGHQHPQRTVSARAARDSTVLRLPVEAFSAVFTKYPESLVRVVQIIMVRLQRVTFLALHNYLGLTNELFSHEIQPLRLFPSPGLPSRTSPVRGSKRVASTSATEEPRETPGRPPDPTGAPLPGPAGDPVKPTSLEAPSAPLLSRCISMPVDISGLQGGPRSDFDMAYERGRISVSLQEEASGAPQATPARTPTQELREQPAGACEYSYCEDESATGGCPFGPYQGRQTSSIFEAAKRELAKLMRIEDPSLLNSRVLLHHAKAGTIIARQGDQDVSLHFVLWGCLHVYQRMIDKAEDVCLFVAQPGELVGQLAVLTGEPLIFTLRAQRDCTFLRISKSDFYEIMRAQPSVVLSAAHTVAARMSPFVRQMDFAIDWTAVEAGRALYRQGDRSDCTYIVLNGRLRSVIQRGSGKKELVGEYGRGDLIGVVEALTRQPRATTVHAVRDTELAKLPEGTLGHIKRRYPQVVTRLIHLLSQKILGNLQQLQGPFPAGSGLGVPPHSELTNPASNLATVAVLPVCAEVPMVAFMLELQHALQAIGPTLLLNSDIIRARLGASALDSIQEFRLSGWLAQQEDTHRIVLYQTDASLTPWTVRCLRQADCILIVGLGDQEPTLGQLEQMLENTAVRALKQLVLLHREEGLGPTRTVEWLNMRSWCSGHLHLRCPRRLFSRRSPAKLHELYEKVFSRRADKHSDFSRLARVLTGNTIALVLGGGGARGCSHIGVLKALEEAGVPVDLVGGTSIGSFIGALYAEERSASRTKQRAREWAKSMTSVLEPVLDLTYPVTSMFTGSAFNRSVHRVFQDKQIEDLWLPYFNVTTDITASAMRVHKDGCVWRYVRASASYCPYLPPLCDPRDGHLLVDGCYVNNVPADIARSMGAKTVIAIDVGSQDETDLSTYGDSLSGWWLLWKRLNPWADKIKVPDMAEIQSRLAYVSCVRQLEVVKSSSYCEYLRPPIDCFKTMDFGKFDQIYDVGYQYGKAVFGGWSRGDIIEKMLTDRRSADLNESRRADVLAFPSSGFTDLAEIVSRIEPPTSYVSDGCADGEESDCLTEYEEDAGPDCSRDEGGSPEGASPSTASEMEEEKSILRHRRCLPQDPPSSATDA from the exons ATGGAGGCCCCGCTGCAAACAGGAATG ATGCAGACATCGAGGCCCGAGCGGGCTGTGACTTCGGGGGCGGACTTGGCTCGGCGGGAAGGGGTCCAGGGCGTCCCGGCCCCCGAGGAAGGCTTGGCGGGACGAGGATGTGATGCGCAGCCAGTACCGTTCGTCCCGCAGGTGCTGGGCGTGATGATCGGGGCTGGAGTTGTGGTGCTGGTCACGGCCGTGCTCATCCTCCTGCTGGTGCGGAGGCTTCGAGTACCGA AAACCCCAGCCCCGGATGGCCCGCGGTATCGGTTCCGGAAGAGAGACAAAGTGCTTTTCTATGGCCGGAAGATTATGCGGAAG GTGTCACAATCCACTTCTTCCCTGGTGGACGCCTCCGTCTCCACCACTTCGCGGCCACGCATGAAGAAGAAACttaagatgctcaacattgccaAGAA gaTCCTGCGCATCCAGAAAGAGGCGCCAACGCTGCAGCGGAAGGAGCCGCCACCCTCCGTGCTGGAGGCTGACCTGACGGAGGGTGACCTGGCCAACTCCCACCTGCCCTCCGAGGTGCTCTACATGCTGAAGAACGTCCG GGTGCTGGGCCACTTCGAGAAGCCGCTCTTCCTGGAGCTCTGCCGGCACATGGTCTTCCAGCGTCTCGGCCAGGGTGACTACGTCTTCCGGCCCGGCCAGCCCGACGCCAGCATCTACGTGGTGCAGGACGGGCTGCTGGAGCTCTGTCTGCCGGGACCT GATGGGAAGGAGTGTGTGGTGAAGGAAGTGGTTCCTGGGGACAGTGTCAACAGCCTTCTAAGCATCCTGGATGTCATCACC ggccaccagcaCCCCCAGCGTACTGTGTCCGCCCGAGCGGCCCGAGATTCCACGGTGCTGCGGCTGCCGGTGGAGGCCTTCTCAGCCGTCTTCACCAAGTACCCCGAGAGCTTGGTGCGAGTGGTGCAG ATCATCATGGTGAGGTTGCAGCGGGTCACTTTCCTGGCGCTTCACAACTACCTGGGTCTGACCAACGAGCTCTTCAGCCAT gagaTCCAGCCTCTGCGCCTCTTCCCCAGCCCGGGCCTCCCATCCCGCACCAGCCCAGTGCGTGGCTCCAAGCGGGTGGCCAGCACCTCAGCTACTGAGGAGCCAAGGGAGACCCCTGGCCGGCCACCTGACCCCACTGGTGCTCCACTGCCCGGACCTGCAG GGGACCCAGTGAAGCCCACATCCCTGGAAGCCCCCTCAGCCCCCTTGCTAAGTCGCTGCATCTCCATGCCAGTGGACATCTCAG GCTTGCAGGGTGGCCCCCGCTCAGACTTCGACATGGCATATGAACGTGGCCGGATCTCCGTGTCCCTGCAGGAAGAGGCCTCAGGGGCACCCCAGGCAACCCCTGCTCGG ACACCTACTCAGGAGCTCCGGGAGCAGCCGGCAGGCGCCTGTGAGTACAGCTACTGTGAGGATGAGTCGGCCACTGGCGGGTGCCCCTTCGGGCCCTACCAGGGCCGCCAAACAAGCAGCATCTTTGAGGCAGCAAAGCGGGAGCTGGCCAAGCTGATGCGGATTGAG GACCCCTCCCTCCTGAATAGCCGAGTCTTGCTGCATCATGCCAAAGCCGGCACCATCATTGCCCGCCAAGGGGACCAG GATGTGAGCCTGCACTTCGTGCTCTGGGGCTGCCTGCACGTCTACCAGCGCATGATAGACAAGGCCGAGGACGTCTGCCTGTTCGTGGCACAGCCTGGAGAGCTGGTGGGCCAGCTGGCGGTACTCACCGGCGAGCCCCTCATCTTCACGCTGCGAGCCCAGCGCGACTGCACCTTTCTGCGGATCTCCAAGTCCGACTTCTATGA GATCATGCGTGCCCAGCCCAGTGTGGTGCTGAGCGCCGCGCACACCGTAGCCGCGAGGATGTCGCCCTTTGTGCGCCAGATGGACTTTGCCATTGACTGGACGGCAGTGGAGGCGGGACGCGCACTATACAG gcagggcGACCGCTCCGACTGCACTTACATCGTGCTCAATGGGCGGCTGCGCAGTGTTATCCAGCGTGGCAGCGGCAAGAAGGAGCTGGTGGGCGAGTATGGCCGCGGGGATCTCATAGGAGTG GTGGAGGCACTGACAAGGCAGCCACGCGCCACGACGGTGCACGCGGTGCGTGACACGGAGCTGGCCAAACTCCCCGAGGGCACCCTAGGCCACATCAAACGTCGGTACCCGCAG GTCGTGACCCGCCTCATCCATCTGCTGAGCCAGAAAATTCTGGGGAATTTGCAGCAGCTGCAAGGACCCTTCCCAG CAGGCTCGGGACTGGGTGTCCCCCCTCACTCGGAACTCACCAACCCAGCCAGCAATCTGGCAACGGTGGCAGTGCTGCCCGTGTGTGCCGAGGTGCCCATGGTGGCCTTCATGCTGGAGCTGCAGCATGCTCTGCAAGCCATTG gcccCACACTCCTCCTCAACAGTGACATCATCCGGGCACGCCTGGGAGCCTCTGCACTGGACAG CATCCAAGAATTCCGGCTGTCAGGGTGGCTGGCGCAGCAGGAGGACACGCACCGCATAGTGCTCTACCAGACCGACGCATCGCTGACACCCTGGACCGTGCGCTGCCTGCGCCAGGCCGACTGCATCCTCATCGTCGGCCTGGGCGACCAGGAGCCCACGCTGGGCCAG CTGGAGCAGATGCTAGAGAACACGGCGGTACGTGCCCTCAAGCAGCTGGTCCTGCTGCACCGTGAGGAGGGCCTGGGCCCCACACGCACCGTGGAGTGGCTCAACATGCGCAGCTGGTGCTCGGGACACCTGCATCTGCGCTGTCCGCGCCGCCTCTTCTCTCGCCGCAGCCCGGCCAAGCTG CACGAGCTTTATGAGAAGGTTTTCTCCAGGCGCGCAGACAAACACAGCGACTTCTCCCGCCTGGCGCGGGTGCTCACAGGCAACACCATCGCCCTGGtgctgggcgggggcggggccag GGGCTGCTCACACATCGGGGTGCTGAAGGCATTAGAGGAGGCGGGGGTCCCTGTTGACCTGGTGGGCGGCACGTCTATCGGCTCCTTCATAGGAGCCCTGTATGCCGAGGAGCGAAGCGCCAGCCGCACGAAGCAGCGGGCCCGGGAGTGGGCCAAG AGCATGACTTCAGTGCTGGAGCCCGTGCTGGACCTCACCTACCCTGTCACCTCTATGTTCACGGGGTCGGCCTTCAACCGCAGCGTCCACCGTGTCTTCCAGGACAAGCAGATTGAG GACCTGTGGCTGCCATACTTCAACGTGACCACGGACATCACTGCCTCGGCCATGCGTGTCCACAAAGATG GCTGCGTGTGGCGCTACGTCCGGGCCAGCGCCTCCTACTGCCCCTACCTGCCCCCACTCTGCGACCCCAGGGACGGGCACCTGCTGGTGGACGGGTGCTACGTCAACAACGTGCCAG CGGACATCGCCCGCAGCATGGGTGCCAAGACGGTCATTGCCATTGACGTGGGGAGCCAGGACGAGACGGACCTCAGCACCTACGGGGACAGCCTGTCTGGCTGGTGGCTGCTGTGGAAGCGGCTGAACCCCTGGGCAGACAAGATCAAGGTTCCAGACATGGCTGAAATCCAGTCTCGCCTGGCCTATGTGTCCTGCGTGCGGCAGCTGGAGGTGGTGAAGTCCAGCTCCTACTGCGAGTACCTGCGCCCGCCCATTGACTGCTTCAAGACCATGGACTTCGGGAAGTTCGACCAGATCTAT GATGTGGGCTACCAGTATGGGAAGGCCGTGTTTGGGGGCTGGAGCCGGGGCGACATCATTGAAAAGATGCTCACGGACCGGCGATCTGCTGACCTTAATGAGAGCCGCCGTGCAGAC GTGCTCGCCTTCCCCAGCTCCGGCTTCACCGACTTGGCAGAGATCGTGTCCCGGATCGAACCCCCCACGAGCTATGTTTCAGATGGCTGTGCTGATG GGGAGGAGTCAGATTGCCTAACGGAGTACGAGGAAGACGCGGGACCCGACTGCTCGCGGGACGAAGGGGGCTCTCCCGAGGGCGCGAGCCCCAGCACTGCCTCTGAGATG gaggaggagaagtcgATTCTCAGGCACCGGCGCTGTCTGCCGCAGGACCCTCCCAGCTCAGCTACGGATGCCTGA
- the PNPLA6 gene encoding neuropathy target esterase isoform X3 — protein sequence MRLFRRNYVSRRALRAAEPLERVVPHRREQRWPVLQMQTSRPERAVTSGADLARREGVQGVPAPEEGLAGRGCDAQPVPFVPQVLGVMIGAGVVVLVTAVLILLLVRRLRVPKTPAPDGPRYRFRKRDKVLFYGRKIMRKVSQSTSSLVDASVSTTSRPRMKKKLKMLNIAKKILRIQKEAPTLQRKEPPPSVLEADLTEGDLANSHLPSEVLYMLKNVRVLGHFEKPLFLELCRHMVFQRLGQGDYVFRPGQPDASIYVVQDGLLELCLPGPDGKECVVKEVVPGDSVNSLLSILDVITGHQHPQRTVSARAARDSTVLRLPVEAFSAVFTKYPESLVRVVQIIMVRLQRVTFLALHNYLGLTNELFSHEIQPLRLFPSPGLPSRTSPVRGSKRVASTSATEEPRETPGRPPDPTGAPLPGPAGDPVKPTSLEAPSAPLLSRCISMPVDISGLQGGPRSDFDMAYERGRISVSLQEEASGAPQATPARTPTQELREQPAGACEYSYCEDESATGGCPFGPYQGRQTSSIFEAAKRELAKLMRIEDPSLLNSRVLLHHAKAGTIIARQGDQDVSLHFVLWGCLHVYQRMIDKAEDVCLFVAQPGELVGQLAVLTGEPLIFTLRAQRDCTFLRISKSDFYEIMRAQPSVVLSAAHTVAARMSPFVRQMDFAIDWTAVEAGRALYRQGDRSDCTYIVLNGRLRSVIQRGSGKKELVGEYGRGDLIGVVEALTRQPRATTVHAVRDTELAKLPEGTLGHIKRRYPQVVTRLIHLLSQKILGNLQQLQGPFPAGSGLGVPPHSELTNPASNLATVAVLPVCAEVPMVAFMLELQHALQAIGPTLLLNSDIIRARLGASALDSIQEFRLSGWLAQQEDTHRIVLYQTDASLTPWTVRCLRQADCILIVGLGDQEPTLGQLEQMLENTAVRALKQLVLLHREEGLGPTRTVEWLNMRSWCSGHLHLRCPRRLFSRRSPAKLHELYEKVFSRRADKHSDFSRLARVLTGNTIALVLGGGGARGCSHIGVLKALEEAGVPVDLVGGTSIGSFIGALYAEERSASRTKQRAREWAKSMTSVLEPVLDLTYPVTSMFTGSAFNRSVHRVFQDKQIEDLWLPYFNVTTDITASAMRVHKDGSLWRYVRASMTLSGYLPPLCDPKDGHLLMDGGYINNLPADIARSMGAKTVIAIDVGSQDETDLSTYGDSLSGWWLLWKRLNPWADKIKVPDMAEIQSRLAYVSCVRQLEVVKSSSYCEYLRPPIDCFKTMDFGKFDQIYDVGYQYGKAVFGGWSRGDIIEKMLTDRRSADLNESRRADVLAFPSSGFTDLAEIVSRIEPPTSYVSDGCADGEESDCLTEYEEDAGPDCSRDEGGSPEGASPSTASEMEEEKSILRHRRCLPQDPPSSATDA from the exons ATGCGTCTGTTCAGGCGGAACTACGTTTCCCGGCGTGCGCTGCGGGCCGCCGAGCCCTTAGAAAGAGTTGTGCCCCACCGGAGAGAGCAGCGCTGGCCCGTTTTGCAGATGCAGACATCGAGGCCCGAGCGGGCTGTGACTTCGGGGGCGGACTTGGCTCGGCGGGAAGGGGTCCAGGGCGTCCCGGCCCCCGAGGAAGGCTTGGCGGGACGAGGATGTGATGCGCAGCCAGTACCGTTCGTCCCGCAGGTGCTGGGCGTGATGATCGGGGCTGGAGTTGTGGTGCTGGTCACGGCCGTGCTCATCCTCCTGCTGGTGCGGAGGCTTCGAGTACCGA AAACCCCAGCCCCGGATGGCCCGCGGTATCGGTTCCGGAAGAGAGACAAAGTGCTTTTCTATGGCCGGAAGATTATGCGGAAG GTGTCACAATCCACTTCTTCCCTGGTGGACGCCTCCGTCTCCACCACTTCGCGGCCACGCATGAAGAAGAAACttaagatgctcaacattgccaAGAA gaTCCTGCGCATCCAGAAAGAGGCGCCAACGCTGCAGCGGAAGGAGCCGCCACCCTCCGTGCTGGAGGCTGACCTGACGGAGGGTGACCTGGCCAACTCCCACCTGCCCTCCGAGGTGCTCTACATGCTGAAGAACGTCCG GGTGCTGGGCCACTTCGAGAAGCCGCTCTTCCTGGAGCTCTGCCGGCACATGGTCTTCCAGCGTCTCGGCCAGGGTGACTACGTCTTCCGGCCCGGCCAGCCCGACGCCAGCATCTACGTGGTGCAGGACGGGCTGCTGGAGCTCTGTCTGCCGGGACCT GATGGGAAGGAGTGTGTGGTGAAGGAAGTGGTTCCTGGGGACAGTGTCAACAGCCTTCTAAGCATCCTGGATGTCATCACC ggccaccagcaCCCCCAGCGTACTGTGTCCGCCCGAGCGGCCCGAGATTCCACGGTGCTGCGGCTGCCGGTGGAGGCCTTCTCAGCCGTCTTCACCAAGTACCCCGAGAGCTTGGTGCGAGTGGTGCAG ATCATCATGGTGAGGTTGCAGCGGGTCACTTTCCTGGCGCTTCACAACTACCTGGGTCTGACCAACGAGCTCTTCAGCCAT gagaTCCAGCCTCTGCGCCTCTTCCCCAGCCCGGGCCTCCCATCCCGCACCAGCCCAGTGCGTGGCTCCAAGCGGGTGGCCAGCACCTCAGCTACTGAGGAGCCAAGGGAGACCCCTGGCCGGCCACCTGACCCCACTGGTGCTCCACTGCCCGGACCTGCAG GGGACCCAGTGAAGCCCACATCCCTGGAAGCCCCCTCAGCCCCCTTGCTAAGTCGCTGCATCTCCATGCCAGTGGACATCTCAG GCTTGCAGGGTGGCCCCCGCTCAGACTTCGACATGGCATATGAACGTGGCCGGATCTCCGTGTCCCTGCAGGAAGAGGCCTCAGGGGCACCCCAGGCAACCCCTGCTCGG ACACCTACTCAGGAGCTCCGGGAGCAGCCGGCAGGCGCCTGTGAGTACAGCTACTGTGAGGATGAGTCGGCCACTGGCGGGTGCCCCTTCGGGCCCTACCAGGGCCGCCAAACAAGCAGCATCTTTGAGGCAGCAAAGCGGGAGCTGGCCAAGCTGATGCGGATTGAG GACCCCTCCCTCCTGAATAGCCGAGTCTTGCTGCATCATGCCAAAGCCGGCACCATCATTGCCCGCCAAGGGGACCAG GATGTGAGCCTGCACTTCGTGCTCTGGGGCTGCCTGCACGTCTACCAGCGCATGATAGACAAGGCCGAGGACGTCTGCCTGTTCGTGGCACAGCCTGGAGAGCTGGTGGGCCAGCTGGCGGTACTCACCGGCGAGCCCCTCATCTTCACGCTGCGAGCCCAGCGCGACTGCACCTTTCTGCGGATCTCCAAGTCCGACTTCTATGA GATCATGCGTGCCCAGCCCAGTGTGGTGCTGAGCGCCGCGCACACCGTAGCCGCGAGGATGTCGCCCTTTGTGCGCCAGATGGACTTTGCCATTGACTGGACGGCAGTGGAGGCGGGACGCGCACTATACAG gcagggcGACCGCTCCGACTGCACTTACATCGTGCTCAATGGGCGGCTGCGCAGTGTTATCCAGCGTGGCAGCGGCAAGAAGGAGCTGGTGGGCGAGTATGGCCGCGGGGATCTCATAGGAGTG GTGGAGGCACTGACAAGGCAGCCACGCGCCACGACGGTGCACGCGGTGCGTGACACGGAGCTGGCCAAACTCCCCGAGGGCACCCTAGGCCACATCAAACGTCGGTACCCGCAG GTCGTGACCCGCCTCATCCATCTGCTGAGCCAGAAAATTCTGGGGAATTTGCAGCAGCTGCAAGGACCCTTCCCAG CAGGCTCGGGACTGGGTGTCCCCCCTCACTCGGAACTCACCAACCCAGCCAGCAATCTGGCAACGGTGGCAGTGCTGCCCGTGTGTGCCGAGGTGCCCATGGTGGCCTTCATGCTGGAGCTGCAGCATGCTCTGCAAGCCATTG gcccCACACTCCTCCTCAACAGTGACATCATCCGGGCACGCCTGGGAGCCTCTGCACTGGACAG CATCCAAGAATTCCGGCTGTCAGGGTGGCTGGCGCAGCAGGAGGACACGCACCGCATAGTGCTCTACCAGACCGACGCATCGCTGACACCCTGGACCGTGCGCTGCCTGCGCCAGGCCGACTGCATCCTCATCGTCGGCCTGGGCGACCAGGAGCCCACGCTGGGCCAG CTGGAGCAGATGCTAGAGAACACGGCGGTACGTGCCCTCAAGCAGCTGGTCCTGCTGCACCGTGAGGAGGGCCTGGGCCCCACACGCACCGTGGAGTGGCTCAACATGCGCAGCTGGTGCTCGGGACACCTGCATCTGCGCTGTCCGCGCCGCCTCTTCTCTCGCCGCAGCCCGGCCAAGCTG CACGAGCTTTATGAGAAGGTTTTCTCCAGGCGCGCAGACAAACACAGCGACTTCTCCCGCCTGGCGCGGGTGCTCACAGGCAACACCATCGCCCTGGtgctgggcgggggcggggccag GGGCTGCTCACACATCGGGGTGCTGAAGGCATTAGAGGAGGCGGGGGTCCCTGTTGACCTGGTGGGCGGCACGTCTATCGGCTCCTTCATAGGAGCCCTGTATGCCGAGGAGCGAAGCGCCAGCCGCACGAAGCAGCGGGCCCGGGAGTGGGCCAAG AGCATGACTTCAGTGCTGGAGCCCGTGCTGGACCTCACCTACCCTGTCACCTCTATGTTCACGGGGTCGGCCTTCAACCGCAGCGTCCACCGTGTCTTCCAGGACAAGCAGATTGAG GACCTGTGGCTGCCATACTTCAACGTGACCACGGACATCACTGCCTCGGCCATGCGTGTCCACAAAGATG GCTCCCTGTGGCGATACGTGCGTGCCAGCATGACTCTCTCGGGCTACCTGCCGCCACTGTGCGACCCCAAGGACGGGCACCTCCTCATGGACGGCGGCTACATCAACAACCTGCCAG CGGACATCGCCCGCAGCATGGGTGCCAAGACGGTCATTGCCATTGACGTGGGGAGCCAGGACGAGACGGACCTCAGCACCTACGGGGACAGCCTGTCTGGCTGGTGGCTGCTGTGGAAGCGGCTGAACCCCTGGGCAGACAAGATCAAGGTTCCAGACATGGCTGAAATCCAGTCTCGCCTGGCCTATGTGTCCTGCGTGCGGCAGCTGGAGGTGGTGAAGTCCAGCTCCTACTGCGAGTACCTGCGCCCGCCCATTGACTGCTTCAAGACCATGGACTTCGGGAAGTTCGACCAGATCTAT GATGTGGGCTACCAGTATGGGAAGGCCGTGTTTGGGGGCTGGAGCCGGGGCGACATCATTGAAAAGATGCTCACGGACCGGCGATCTGCTGACCTTAATGAGAGCCGCCGTGCAGAC GTGCTCGCCTTCCCCAGCTCCGGCTTCACCGACTTGGCAGAGATCGTGTCCCGGATCGAACCCCCCACGAGCTATGTTTCAGATGGCTGTGCTGATG GGGAGGAGTCAGATTGCCTAACGGAGTACGAGGAAGACGCGGGACCCGACTGCTCGCGGGACGAAGGGGGCTCTCCCGAGGGCGCGAGCCCCAGCACTGCCTCTGAGATG gaggaggagaagtcgATTCTCAGGCACCGGCGCTGTCTGCCGCAGGACCCTCCCAGCTCAGCTACGGATGCCTGA